In Bos indicus isolate NIAB-ARS_2022 breed Sahiwal x Tharparkar chromosome 19, NIAB-ARS_B.indTharparkar_mat_pri_1.0, whole genome shotgun sequence, the following proteins share a genomic window:
- the PIRT gene encoding phosphoinositide-interacting protein, protein MEALPKALEVEEKSPESKDLLPSQTASSLCISSRSESVWTATPRSNWEIYRKPVIIMSVGGAILLFGVVITCLAYTLNLGDMSLKVLKMVGPAFLSLGLMMLVCGLVWVPIIKKKQKQKQKSVFFQNLKSFFLNR, encoded by the coding sequence ATGGAGGCCCTCCCCAAGGCCCTGGAGGTTGAAGAGAAGTCTCCAGAGTCCAAGGACCTTCTGCCCAGCCAGACAGCCAGCTCCCTGTGCATCAGCTCCAGAAGTGAGTCCGTCTGGACCGCCACTCCCCGGAGTAACTGGGAAATCTACCGCAAACCCGTCATTATCATGTCTGTGGGTGGTGCCATCCTCCTCTTCGGTGTGGTCATCACCTGCTTGGCCTACACCCTGAACCTGGGCGATATGAGCCTCAAGGTCCTGAAGATGGTGGGGCCTGCCTTCCTGTCTCTGGGACTCATGATGCTGGTATGTGGGCTGGTCTGGGTGCCCATCattaagaagaaacagaagcagaaacaaaagTCAGTGTTCTTCCAGAACCTCAAGTCCTTCTTCCTGAACCGCTGA